The genomic DNA CTTTGGTTTCGTTTAAAAACATGAGGCTGTTTTCATTATGATCCCAAGAGGTAACATCATAACCTAACAAACTCAAATAGAGTGAGTTACGGCCTTGTCCGCAGCCTAAATCCAATACTTTACAAGGCTTAATGATTTTAGCCGCATTAACTACATCACCATGGGTAGCGGTCATGTTGTATTTTTTGCTGAAATAATCTTCTTTCGTACAATAAAATTCAAGGAAACATTCTAAATCATCGGAAAGGGCTTCCACTTGATGCCAAAGTTGAGGTTCAACAAAAGGAGTGTCTTCATTTGGAGTGAAAACATGTTCGCTAACAATATCGCCATCTTCTGTTAACACATAAAATTTTAATTGACCTTTTAAAACGGTAATTTTTCCCCAAGTTCCAACTTTAGTGTTGTGCTTTTCTTGAAACATTTTTGGTAAGCTGTCTTTGGTCCAAATCGGCATTTTTTTGTAACAAATCAGTTCGTTTTGCATTTTTTTCTCCAACGTAAAATAGTTGAGCGCAATGGTAGGTTAAATTCTTTAAATATGCAATATTTTATTCCGATTCAGAGTATTATCAAAAGCCAAAATTGGGCGATCATATTAAGTGCGGTTGATTTTTTGTACGTTTTCAAAATAGAGGTGAATTTGCCATGTGTAAAATATAGCTCGAATGGGATATTTTCAGGCCTAGAGCGAAAAATCACTACCATTTTTTCAAAAAATCTAATAAGATTTACATTATTTGTTAAAAATTTGTGATGCGCGTTTTTTATACAGTAAGGCGGCGAAAATTTTTACAAATTGAATCGTTTTTAGTTATTAATTCGTTGTTTAATTGCTACCAAAAGTAGGATTAAACGTACTTCTAACTTAATAAAATAAGGAAAAAACTATGTCAGAATTGTTAAAAAATGACGTAGATCCGATCGAAACTAACGATTGGTTGGCATCAATTGATTCGTTAATTCGTGAGGAAGGTATTGAGCGTGCTCAGTTTATTATTGATCAAGTTATGCAACAAGCTCGTGCCGGCGGTGTTTCTTTACCAAGTGGAATCACAACCGATTATGTGAATACTATTCCGGTTTCCGAGCAACCGGCTTATCCGGGAAATTTGGAAATTGAACGTCGTATCCGTTCTTACATTCGTTGGAATGCGGTAATGATGGTATTACGTGCCCAGAAAAAAGATCTTGATTTAGGTGGTCACTTATCCACTTTCCAATCTGCAGCAACGATGTATGAAGTTGGCTTCAACCATTTCTTCAAGGCGGCAACTGAGAAAAACGGTGGTGATTTAGTTTATTTCCAAGGCCATGCGGCGCCGGGGATTTATGCGCGTGCGTTTGTAGAAGGACGTTTAACCGAAGATCAATTAAACAATTTCCGTCAAGAAGCCCACGGTCACGGCCTGTCTTCTTATCCTCATCCGAAATTAATGCCTGATTTCTGGCAATTCTCTACCGTTTCTATGGGTTTAGGTCCTGTAAATGCCATTTATCAAGCCCGTTTCTTGAAATACTTAGAAAATCGTGGCTTAAAAGACACCTCAGACCAAAAAGTATATGCGTTCTTGGGCGATGGTGAAATGGATGAAATCGAGTCTAAAGGTGCATTAACTTTTGCAGCCCGCGAACATTTAGATAACTTAATTTTTGTTATTTCTTGTAACTTACAACGCTTAGACGGCCCGGTAAACGGTAACGGCAAAATCGTTCAAGAATTAGAAGGCTTGTTCGTTGGTGCCGGTTGGGAAGTGATTAAAGTGATGTGGGGTAGTCGTTGGGATAAATTATTCGCTAAAGATACCACAGGTAAATTGACTCAATTAATGATGGAAGTAGTTGATGGTGACTACTTAACATTCAAATCTAAAGACGGCGCTTACGTACGTGAACATTTCTTCGGTCGTTATCCTGAAACGGCAGCATTAGTTGCCGACATGACCGATGATGAGATTTGGTCATTACAACGTGGTGGTCATGATCCATTAAAAGTTTTCGCTGCATTCAAGAAAGCGCAAACAGCAGGTAAACCGGTTGTAATTTTAGTTCACTCCGTGAAAGGCTATAAAATTGCTGAAGCGGAAAGTAAAAATACCGCACACCAATCTAAAAAAATGTCTGTGGACAGCATCAGAGCTTACCGCGACTACTTCCACATTCCGGTGAAAGACGAAGATTTGGAAAAATTACCTTATGTTACGTTCCCGGAAGGTTCCGAAGAGTACAAATACTTGCACGAACACCGTAAAGCATTACAAGGTTATGTGCCGGCACGTCAACCAAAATTCAGCGTGGATTTCAAAGCGCCTGAGCTTTCCGAGTTCTCTGCATTGTTAGAGGCGCAACCGCGTCCGATTTCTACCACAATGGCGTTCGTTCGTTTCTTAAACACCCTATTAAAAGACAAAGAAGTGGGCAAACACATTGTTCCAATCGTAGCGGACGAAGCACGTACTTTCGGTATGGAAGGTTTATTCCGTCAAATCGGTATTTACAACCCGCATGGTCAAAACTATGTGCCATCCGACCGTGATTTAGTAGCTTACTATCGTGAAGCGAAAGACGGTCAGGTATTGCAAGAAGGTATCAACGAATTAGGCGCGACATCTTCCTGGTTGGCTGCGGCAACCTCTTATTCCATCAGTAATGTGCCGATGATTCCGTTCTTTATTTATTACTCTATGTTCGGCTTCCAACGTGTGGGCGACTTATTGTGGGCAGCGGGCGACCAATTGGCGCGCGGCTTCATGATCGGCGGTACATCAGGTCGTACGACATTAAACGGTGAAGGTTTACAACACGAAGATGGTCACAGCCATATTCAATCCTTAACTATCCCGAACTGCGTGTCTTATGATCCAGCATTCGCTTATGAAGTGGCGGTAATAATGCAGGATGGTATCCACCGTATGTACGGCGAAAAACAAGAAGATGTGTTCTATTACATCACCACCTTAAACGAAATTTATGACCAACCGGCAATGCCTGCCGGTGCGGAAGACGGTATCCGTAAAGGTCTGTATAAATTTGAAAGCGTTGAAGGCAAAGGTAAAGGCACCGTGCAATTATTAGGTTCCGGTGCGATTTTACGTCATGTTCGCGAAGCGGCTCAAATCTTAGCGAAAGATTACGGTATCAGCTCCGATGTTTATAGCGCTCCGTCTTTCACTGAAGCGGCTCGCGAAGGTGCCGACGCGGTACGTTGGAATATGTTACACCCAACCGAAACGCCACGTGTGCCATACGTTGCGCAAGTGATGAACGACAAACCGGCAGTGGCGGCAACGGACTACATGAAACTGTTCGCCGACCAAATTCGCGCCTATGTGCCGTCTAAACACTATCATGTGTTAGGTACCGACGGTTTCGGACGTTCCGACAGTCGTGCAAACTTACGCGATCACTTCGAAGTTGATGCACACCACGTTGTTGTTGCTGCATTACATGTGTTGGCGCAAGAAGGCACTGTTGATAAGAAAGCTGTTGCCGAAGCAATCGCGAAATACGGTATCAATCCTGAAAGATTAAATCCGTTATACGCATAAGAAATAACGAAAAAAACGACCGCACTTACGTGCTAAAACCTCAAAGTGCGGTTAGTTTTACAAGTATTTTTAAAGGTAAAAAAACAAATGGCTAAACAAATTCAAATTCCGGATATTGGTAGTGATGAAGTTACCGTAACCGAAGTCATGGTGAAAGTTGGAGAAACTATTACTGCGGATCAATCCATTATTAACGTAGAAGGTGACAAGGCTTCCATGGAAGTTCCGGCACCTGAAGCGGGCGTGGTAAAAGAAATTTTAGTGAAAGTAGGCGATAAAGTAACTACCGGTACACCGATGCTCGTGTTAGATAGCGCTGATGCTGCACCGGCTCAAGCGCCTGCAGCTGCTCCTGCGCCAACCGCAGCACCTGCTAGCGCCCAAGTTATTGATGTCAACGTACCGGATATCGGTGGTGACGAAGTCAATGTTACTGATGTTATGGTAAAAGTTGGCGACCGCGTTGAAGTTGATCAATCCATCATTAACGTAGAAGGCGACAAAGCCTCTATGGAAGTACCTGCTCCTGTTGCAGGTATCGTAAAAGAAATTATCATCAAAGCCGGCGATAAAGTTTCCACAGGTACATTAATCATGCGCTTTGAAGTTGCCGGTAGCGCACCGGCTGCCGTACCTACTGCATCAGCACCGGTAGCTGCACCGGCCGCTCCGGTCGCAGGTGGCGTGAAAGATGTGAATATCCCGGACATCGGCGGCGATGAGGTGAATGTTACCGAAATCATGGTGAAAGTTGGTGATACCATTACTGAAGAGCAATCCTTAATTACCGTAGAAGGCGACAAAGCTTCTATGGAAGTGCCTGCTCCGTTTGCCGGTGTGGTGAAAGAAATTTTAGTAAAATCCGGTGATAAGGTTTCAACCGGTACATTAATTATGCGCTTTGAAGTTGCCGGTAGTGCACCGGTTGCCGCACCGGCACCACAAGCCGCTGCACCTGCACCGACAGCTGCGCCGGCCGTAGCACCTTCTGCACCGGCAGCAACCACTTCCGATGCCGATGTTACCGGTGCGAAAAGCTACGCTCATGCAACACCGGTTATTCGTCGTCTTGCCCGCGAGTTTGGCGTAAATCTTGATAAAGTGAAAGGTACCGGTCGTAAAGGTCGTATCTTAAAAGAAGACGTTCAAGCTTATGTGAAAGCTGCCGTGAAAGCGTTAGAAAGCGGTGCGGCTTCTGCTACAGGCGCTGCGAATGGCGCAGGCTTAGGCTTATTACCATGGCCAAAAGTGGACTTCAGCAAGTTTGGTGAAATTGAGGAAGTTGAATTAAGTCGTATTAACAAAATCTCCGGTGCGAACTTACATCGTAACTGGGTCATGATTCCTCATGTTACCCACTTCGACAAAGCGGACATCACAGATTTAGAAACCTTCCGTAAAGAACAAAATGCTTTAGCTGAAAAACAAAAACTTGGTGTGAAAATCACGCCGGTTGTATTCATTATGAAAGCCGTCGCTAAAGCGTTAGAAGCGTTCCCACGTTTCAACAGTTCAATTACCGAAGATGCACAACGCTTAATCTTGAAAAAATATATCAATATCGGCGTTGCGGTGGATACACCAAACGGTTTGGTTGTTCCTGTATTTAAAGATGTAAACAAAAAAGGTATTATCGAGCTTTCCCGTGAATTGGCAGACGTTTCTAAGAAAGCCCGCGACGGTAAATTAACGGCATCCGATATGCAAGGCGGTTGTTTCACCATCTCCAGTATCGGTGGTTTGGGCACAACTCACTTTGCACCAATCGTGAATGTCCCTGAAGTGGCGATTTTAGGTGTATCCAAATCTTCAATGGAACCTGTATGGAACGGTAAAGATTTCGCACCACGCTTAATTCTTCCGATTTCCTTGTCATTCGACCACCGAGTCATTGACGGTGCGGATGGCGCGCGTTTCATTAGCTACATCGGTTCCGTATTGGCTGATTTACGTCGTTTAGTTATGTAATCTGCAACGCCTCTCAACTGAGGGGCGTTTTTCTAATTTATCCTAATCGCAAAGTGCGGTTAGTTTTTTAAACGTTTTTACGAGGTAAAAATGAGTAAAGAAGTTAAAACCCAAGTCGTTGTACTTGGTGCAGGCCCCGCAGGTTATTCGGCAGCATTCCGCTGTGCCGACTTAGGTTTAGAAACCGTGATTGTTGAACGTTATTCCACCTTGGGCGGTGTGTGCTTAAACGTTGGTTGTATTCCATCTAAAGCGTTATTACACGTTGCGAAAATCATTGAAGAAGCCAAACACGTTGAACATCATGGCGTAGTATTTTCTGAGCCCAAAATTGATTTAGATAAAATCCGTGCCGGTAAAGAAGGCGTGGTTTCCCGTTTAACCGGCGGTTTAGCCGGTATGGCCAAGATGCGTAAAGTGCAAGTGGTGCAAGGCGAAGCCAAATTTGCCGATTCCCACACTTTAGCGGTGACCGACAAAGACGGTAACGTCACCAGCGTGAAATTCGACAACGCCATTATTGCGGCGGGTTCACGTCCGATTGAACTTCCGTTCATTCCTCATCACGATCCGCGTGTTTGGGATTCCACCGATGCCCTTGCTTTGCGTGAAGTGCCGAAAGATTTGTTAATCATGGGTGGCGGTATCATCGGTTTGGAAATGGGTACTGTATATGAAGCCTTGGGTTCAAAAGTTGACGTGGTAGAAATGTTCGATCAAGTAATTCCGGCGGCGGACAAAGACATCGTCAAAATCTTCACCAAACGTATCGAGCAAAAATTCAACTTAATGCTTGAAACCAAAGTGACTGCAGTAGAAGCCAAACAAGACGGTATTTACGTTTCTATGGAAGGCAAAGCGGGCAACATCACTAACCGTTATGATGCGGTATTGGTGGCGATCGGTCGTACCCCGAACGGCAAATTAATCGACGCGGAAAAAGCCGGCGTAAACGTTGATGAACGCGGCTTTATCCGTACTGACAAACAAATGCGTACCAACGTTTCCCATATTTTCGCTATCGGCGATATCGTGGGTCAACCGATGTTAGCACACAAAGGGGTGCACGAAGGTCACGTTGCCGCCGAAGTGATTGCGGGCAAAAAACACTATTTCGACCCGAAAGTGATTCCGTCAATCGCTTACACCGAACCGGAAGTAGCGTGGGTAGGTAAAACCGAGAAAGAATGTAAAGCCGAAGGCGTAAACTACGAAATCGCAAACTTCCCATGGGCAGCTTCCGGTCGTGCAATCGCTTCCGACTGCGCCGACGGTATGACCAAACTGATTTTCGATAAAGACACGCATCGCGTACTTGGCGGCGCCATCGTCGGCACCAATGCCGGTGAATTGTTAGGCGAAATTGGTCTTGCCATCGAAATGGGTTGTGACGCGGAAGATATCGCATTGACCATCCACGCCCACCCAACCTTACACGAATCCGTCGGTCTTGCTGCCGAAGTGTTTGAGGGGTCGGTCACCGACTTACCTAATCCAAAAGCGAAGAAAAAATAATTTGCTTCATTCAAAATAAAAGCCTTTCCGTTTGGGAAGGCTTTTTTGCAGGTATAATTAATCGGCGGCAAAAACGATTTGGTAGAGAGATTATTTTATGCGTCTTAAACAATTTATTTTTATTAACATTGCTATTGTGCTTTTTGCCTTTTCTCCTTTTATTGTGATGCTCATTTGGGCATATTTTGAAGCGTTACAACGTGGCGTCCCTTTGAGTGCATTAAACGAAGCAAACAGTTCTGCGACCGCCGTTGGGTGGCTTGGTTTAGCAACCTTACCGTTGGGCTGTCTTTGTTTGTTAGTTTTTGGGGTTTTTGTGTTGTTTGATTGGTTGAGCCAAAGAAAAAGAAATGATAATGAAAAACGCACGGAAAAATGACCGCACTTTAAATAGAAAATTCAATATGATTTTATCGCCTTTAATTTTTAATATCACTATCGTCCTATAGATCCATGATAGTGCACTTATTTATGAACTCTTTAAAATTAATTAATTTCCTCCAACCCATTCAATGCATTAATCAACCTCACCTCCTCAAATAAGTGTAAATCCGTAGCCAAAATCGACCGCACTTTTATGCGTCCTTGTGCTAAGAGTTTTGTTCGTTGGGTGCCTTCGAGTAGCGGTGTGTCGGGGGTGAACCATTGAGTACCTTGGCGAAAAATGAGGTTGCCGATGGTGCAGTCGGTGACGTAACCGTTTTTGATAATGAGGATTTCGTCGCAGTCGCCTTTTTGCGCTAACAGTTCGTTTAATAAGGTGCGGTCGGCGTATTTTAACCCGTAGTCAATGTGGTCGCAGACAATCGGTTTAAATGTTCGGTAGGTTTTACGGGTGTAAGGAAAATACCGGCATTGGATTTGCTCGGCGTTGTAATCGATACGGCAGCGAATAAGCGGTTCACTGCATAATTCCGCTGGCACATGAATATGCTTGGCAAGTTGAAAAACGTTTGGAAAAACGACCACACTTTTGTCGCCATAAAATGCTTGTAAGCTGCGTTCATAGCGTTGTTGATGTCGTTCGATGTTGAGAACGTTGCCATGTTCTATGGCAAGGGTTTCAAATAAAGGGAATTCCATGATTAACCTCGTTGTAACGGCACATACACTTTCTGAATAAGCTCGCGATATTCTTCTTGCACATCACTTTGAACGGTAATACCGCCGCCACTGCGGAAGACTAAGCCATTATCCGTCTGTTCAATCAATCGAATGGCCACGGCACTTTGCAGGGATTCGCCATCGAAAATACCAAAAACGCCTGTGTAATACCCGCGAGGTTGACTTTCCGCTTGTTGAATGATTTGCACGGTTTTTTCTTTCGGTGCACCACTGATGGAGCCGGCGGGCAATAGGCTAGCCAGAATAGCACCTATCTGCGCCTGCCAATTTTCCGTCAATTCACCGCAAATTTCGGAGCTGGTTTGTAAAATCGCCCCCAGTTCCGTTCGAATTTGTTCCACATAACGAAAGCGCGTCACTTGAATATTTTCTGCTACCGTCGCCAAATCATTGCGCATTAAATCTACAATAGTGTAGTGTTCCCGTTGTTCTTTTGAGTTATTCAGTAGCGTGGTTTGCGCATTGGGTAGCGTAGCATCGATAGTGCCTTTCATGGGATAAGTAAAAATACGGTTATCACGAATATTCACAAAACATTCCGGCGAGAAACACACAAATTGATTTTTAAACAACAATTTATACTTGGCTTGACTTGCTTGGAACAATTGGCGCAGAGAATAATTGGTTTCAATGGGCGTTGGATAGGTGAGATTAAGCAAATAGGAATTACCGAAACGTAGTTCCCGTTGCACTAACTCAAAGCCTTGTTGATACGCGGTAAAATCCATAGGGTGCTTGCGTAAATAAAAGGCTTCCGTCGGTAATCTTTCTCGCCAATCGAGATTACGATAAGCGGGAAATTGCACATAAATGTCTCGTGCCGCTGTTTCATTTAACGGGCAAAGTATTGGTTTTTGTTGCTCAAAATCGATTAAAAAGAAAAAAGGGCGTTTGGATTTGCCGAATTGGTTCGCTTGTTGAATAAAATCTTGCCACATAACCTTATCTCGTGAAAAAAACGACAAAAATTTTAGCGTAAATCGGCTTAGAATTATATACTTTAGCCCCTTATCGAGCCCAAAACCAAGAGAGCTTTAATGTCATTGCTTATTATCAATAACCACGATTCTTTTACCTTCAATTTAGTGGATTTAATCCGCCGCTTGGCGGTGCCGTTTCAAGTGGTGAACGTGGAGGAGTTGGATTTAAATGCGGTGGAACATTTCTCTCATGTGTTGATTTCCCCCGGCCCAGATGTACCACGGGCGTATCCGCAATTATTTGATTTATTAACTCGTTATCACCGGTATAAATCCATTTTGGGTGTGTGTTTGGGGCACCAAATGCTGTGCGAGTATTTTGGCGCAGCATTATACAATTTGCCCTCGCCGCGTCATGGGCAAGCCAAGCAACTGTGGCGCGTGCAGGATTCTCTTTTATTTAATGGCTTGCCGCAGACTTTTCAAATCGGGCTGTACCACTCTTGGGCGGTAGGCGAGGACAATTTTCCTTGCCAATTACAGATCACTGCGCGTTGTGATGACAACGTGATTATGGCAATGCAACACAAAACGTTGCCTATTTATGGTGTGCAATTTCACCCGGAATCTTATATTTCCGAATTCGGCGAGCAGATTTTGCGCAACTGGCTACAACTATCGTGAGATTAGCACATAAAAGTGCGGTTGTTTTTCAGCACGTTTTTTAGATCAAGATCACACAAATTACAAAAAATCTGCGAATCCCTTGTTTTTGTTTCAAGGCTTCTTTAAGTTATTAGTCCCGTTAAGAAATTGTTAATAGCAAAAGGAGTATTTGATGAATATTGTTTTTTTAGATCGCACAGGTATCCCTGCCACCCACAATATTCCCCGCCCAAGTTTCCCTCATCATTGGATTGAATATGACCGCACCTCGCCTGAAGAAACCTTTGAACGAGCCAAAGATGCGGACATTGTGATTACCAGTAAAGTCGTGTTTGACCGTGAATTATTAAGTCGTTTGCCGAAATTGAAACTCATCGCCATTACTGCCACCGGCACCAATAACATTGATTTGGATGCGGCGAAAGACTTAGGCATTGCGGTGAAAAATGTCACAGGCTATTCCAGTGTGACCGTGCCGGAGCATGTGTTAGGTATGATTTTCGCCTTAAAGCACAGCTTGGTGGGATATCACCGCGATCAAATTACCTCCGACCGTTGGGCGACTTGCGGGCAATTTTGTTACACCGATTACCCGATTACGGATGTGCGCGGCGCAACGTTGGGAGTCTTCGGTAAAGGTTGCTTAGGTACCGAAATCGGGCGTTTGGCACAATTATTGGGCATGAATGTCTTGTATGCGGAACATAAAGGCGCGAGCCAAATTCGTGAAGGTTATACAGATTTTGAAACTGTGCTAAAACAGGCGGATATCGTAACTTTACATTGCGCATTGACCGAGACCACCAAAAATTTAATCAATGCGAAAACCTTGGCATTAATGAAATCGACCGCTTATTTAATCAATACCGGCCGTGGGCCGTTAGTAGATGAGGCTGCATTGTTAGATGCACTAGAAAATGGAAAAATTGCCGGTGCGGCGTTAGATGTGTTAGTGAAAGAGCCACCGGAAAAAGACAATCCGTTAATTCAAGCGGCAAAACGCTTACCAAATTTATTAATTACACCTCACGTCGCTTGGGCAAGTGATTCGGCCGTTACCACGTTAGTCAATAAAGTGGCACAAAATATTGAAGATTTTGTGGCGTACGGTAAGTAATTTCCGCTTCCTGTGCTATCATGTGGCGCCTGAAAAAGGCGCCATTTTTTATGGTGAATTTCGTCTTTACATTGGAAAATTTAAAATGAAGAAGAATCTTATTACGACTGCAATGTTATTGAGTTTATCGGCTCTTGCTTTCGCTGATGAACAAACAAAAACCGAATTAGACCCCGTCACTGTTTATTCTGCTTACGCCACTCCCGTTAGCCAAAATCAAACCGCCTCATCTGTTACCGTTCTCACTGAAAAAGAGTTTGCCGAGCGTAACGCGACTTATGTGAGTGATGTGTTGAAAACTGTGCCAGGTGTAGCAATGGGAACCAGTGGTGGGCGCGGTGCAGTAACAAGCCTATTCCTACGTGGTGCGAATTCAAAACATACAGTGGTAATTATTGATGGCATTCGTGTTAATCCGGCAGATACTAACTTTGATTTTGGCGGTTTAGCATTAAGTAATATTGAACAAATTGAAGTATTGCGTGGCGAACAATCTGCACTTTGGGGCAGTGATGCTATGGGTGGCGTAGTTTAT from Aggregatibacter aphrophilus ATCC 33389 includes the following:
- a CDS encoding 2-hydroxyacid dehydrogenase, giving the protein MNIVFLDRTGIPATHNIPRPSFPHHWIEYDRTSPEETFERAKDADIVITSKVVFDRELLSRLPKLKLIAITATGTNNIDLDAAKDLGIAVKNVTGYSSVTVPEHVLGMIFALKHSLVGYHRDQITSDRWATCGQFCYTDYPITDVRGATLGVFGKGCLGTEIGRLAQLLGMNVLYAEHKGASQIREGYTDFETVLKQADIVTLHCALTETTKNLINAKTLALMKSTAYLINTGRGPLVDEAALLDALENGKIAGAALDVLVKEPPEKDNPLIQAAKRLPNLLITPHVAWASDSAVTTLVNKVAQNIEDFVAYGK
- the lpdA gene encoding dihydrolipoyl dehydrogenase; protein product: MSKEVKTQVVVLGAGPAGYSAAFRCADLGLETVIVERYSTLGGVCLNVGCIPSKALLHVAKIIEEAKHVEHHGVVFSEPKIDLDKIRAGKEGVVSRLTGGLAGMAKMRKVQVVQGEAKFADSHTLAVTDKDGNVTSVKFDNAIIAAGSRPIELPFIPHHDPRVWDSTDALALREVPKDLLIMGGGIIGLEMGTVYEALGSKVDVVEMFDQVIPAADKDIVKIFTKRIEQKFNLMLETKVTAVEAKQDGIYVSMEGKAGNITNRYDAVLVAIGRTPNGKLIDAEKAGVNVDERGFIRTDKQMRTNVSHIFAIGDIVGQPMLAHKGVHEGHVAAEVIAGKKHYFDPKVIPSIAYTEPEVAWVGKTEKECKAEGVNYEIANFPWAASGRAIASDCADGMTKLIFDKDTHRVLGGAIVGTNAGELLGEIGLAIEMGCDAEDIALTIHAHPTLHESVGLAAEVFEGSVTDLPNPKAKKK
- the aceF gene encoding pyruvate dehydrogenase complex dihydrolipoyllysine-residue acetyltransferase, which produces MAKQIQIPDIGSDEVTVTEVMVKVGETITADQSIINVEGDKASMEVPAPEAGVVKEILVKVGDKVTTGTPMLVLDSADAAPAQAPAAAPAPTAAPASAQVIDVNVPDIGGDEVNVTDVMVKVGDRVEVDQSIINVEGDKASMEVPAPVAGIVKEIIIKAGDKVSTGTLIMRFEVAGSAPAAVPTASAPVAAPAAPVAGGVKDVNIPDIGGDEVNVTEIMVKVGDTITEEQSLITVEGDKASMEVPAPFAGVVKEILVKSGDKVSTGTLIMRFEVAGSAPVAAPAPQAAAPAPTAAPAVAPSAPAATTSDADVTGAKSYAHATPVIRRLAREFGVNLDKVKGTGRKGRILKEDVQAYVKAAVKALESGAASATGAANGAGLGLLPWPKVDFSKFGEIEEVELSRINKISGANLHRNWVMIPHVTHFDKADITDLETFRKEQNALAEKQKLGVKITPVVFIMKAVAKALEAFPRFNSSITEDAQRLILKKYINIGVAVDTPNGLVVPVFKDVNKKGIIELSRELADVSKKARDGKLTASDMQGGCFTISSIGGLGTTHFAPIVNVPEVAILGVSKSSMEPVWNGKDFAPRLILPISLSFDHRVIDGADGARFISYIGSVLADLRRLVM
- a CDS encoding aminodeoxychorismate synthase component I: MWQDFIQQANQFGKSKRPFFFLIDFEQQKPILCPLNETAARDIYVQFPAYRNLDWRERLPTEAFYLRKHPMDFTAYQQGFELVQRELRFGNSYLLNLTYPTPIETNYSLRQLFQASQAKYKLLFKNQFVCFSPECFVNIRDNRIFTYPMKGTIDATLPNAQTTLLNNSKEQREHYTIVDLMRNDLATVAENIQVTRFRYVEQIRTELGAILQTSSEICGELTENWQAQIGAILASLLPAGSISGAPKEKTVQIIQQAESQPRGYYTGVFGIFDGESLQSAVAIRLIEQTDNGLVFRSGGGITVQSDVQEEYRELIQKVYVPLQRG
- a CDS encoding anthranilate synthase component II, with the translated sequence MSLLIINNHDSFTFNLVDLIRRLAVPFQVVNVEELDLNAVEHFSHVLISPGPDVPRAYPQLFDLLTRYHRYKSILGVCLGHQMLCEYFGAALYNLPSPRHGQAKQLWRVQDSLLFNGLPQTFQIGLYHSWAVGEDNFPCQLQITARCDDNVIMAMQHKTLPIYGVQFHPESYISEFGEQILRNWLQLS
- the aceE gene encoding pyruvate dehydrogenase (acetyl-transferring), homodimeric type, with product MSELLKNDVDPIETNDWLASIDSLIREEGIERAQFIIDQVMQQARAGGVSLPSGITTDYVNTIPVSEQPAYPGNLEIERRIRSYIRWNAVMMVLRAQKKDLDLGGHLSTFQSAATMYEVGFNHFFKAATEKNGGDLVYFQGHAAPGIYARAFVEGRLTEDQLNNFRQEAHGHGLSSYPHPKLMPDFWQFSTVSMGLGPVNAIYQARFLKYLENRGLKDTSDQKVYAFLGDGEMDEIESKGALTFAAREHLDNLIFVISCNLQRLDGPVNGNGKIVQELEGLFVGAGWEVIKVMWGSRWDKLFAKDTTGKLTQLMMEVVDGDYLTFKSKDGAYVREHFFGRYPETAALVADMTDDEIWSLQRGGHDPLKVFAAFKKAQTAGKPVVILVHSVKGYKIAEAESKNTAHQSKKMSVDSIRAYRDYFHIPVKDEDLEKLPYVTFPEGSEEYKYLHEHRKALQGYVPARQPKFSVDFKAPELSEFSALLEAQPRPISTTMAFVRFLNTLLKDKEVGKHIVPIVADEARTFGMEGLFRQIGIYNPHGQNYVPSDRDLVAYYREAKDGQVLQEGINELGATSSWLAAATSYSISNVPMIPFFIYYSMFGFQRVGDLLWAAGDQLARGFMIGGTSGRTTLNGEGLQHEDGHSHIQSLTIPNCVSYDPAFAYEVAVIMQDGIHRMYGEKQEDVFYYITTLNEIYDQPAMPAGAEDGIRKGLYKFESVEGKGKGTVQLLGSGAILRHVREAAQILAKDYGISSDVYSAPSFTEAAREGADAVRWNMLHPTETPRVPYVAQVMNDKPAVAATDYMKLFADQIRAYVPSKHYHVLGTDGFGRSDSRANLRDHFEVDAHHVVVAALHVLAQEGTVDKKAVAEAIAKYGINPERLNPLYA
- the tehB gene encoding SAM-dependent methyltransferase TehB, with protein sequence MQNELICYKKMPIWTKDSLPKMFQEKHNTKVGTWGKITVLKGQLKFYVLTEDGDIVSEHVFTPNEDTPFVEPQLWHQVEALSDDLECFLEFYCTKEDYFSKKYNMTATHGDVVNAAKIIKPCKVLDLGCGQGRNSLYLSLLGYDVTSWDHNENSLMFLNETKEKENLKIQTALYNINDANIQENYDFIISTVVFMFLDRTRVPAILKNMQSHTNSGGYNLIVAAMSTPEVPCPLPFSFTFAENELKEYYKDWEFLEYNENMGELHKTDENGNRYKMKFVTMLAKK
- a CDS encoding aminotransferase class IV family protein, producing the protein MEFPLFETLAIEHGNVLNIERHQQRYERSLQAFYGDKSVVVFPNVFQLAKHIHVPAELCSEPLIRCRIDYNAEQIQCRYFPYTRKTYRTFKPIVCDHIDYGLKYADRTLLNELLAQKGDCDEILIIKNGYVTDCTIGNLIFRQGTQWFTPDTPLLEGTQRTKLLAQGRIKVRSILATDLHLFEEVRLINALNGLEEIN